The proteins below come from a single Eucalyptus grandis isolate ANBG69807.140 chromosome 3, ASM1654582v1, whole genome shotgun sequence genomic window:
- the LOC120292066 gene encoding spidroin-1-like yields the protein MGRRFTGARAHGDGLRGLGPRLQAVLGGSLRRALGSRASAGGAPGTAGGLGGCDEARHRRKGSVEPGPGLRRRGPRICKRRDSGLDLDSAATGSPVAWDRRRGGAGRGRRRGGGARLGPRRITGKVDTRAASGGSHSGEDSDRHGGGGVGGGAGWGRAEASRAEGEQQRRGGKECDRLGSSSAEANGPSCKSWARRMRERRGSWTETGGYVGAGRRLGARARLGPTRGGWSVVGQQERSRTEGLRQRSVGIVRSGEWTTGRGIRSWIGLGRRSNNVGVGTRRWLASAPRAEMGRRFTGARAHGDGLQGLGSESQQAVLGGSITSVDRTVRRRSSGQSRMEQSNVGARLGRP from the exons ATGGGTCGCCGCTTCACGGGGGCACGAGCACACGGAGACGGGTTGCGGGGCCTCGGCCCGAGGTTGCAGGCGGTGTTGGGCGGATCG CTGCGTCGGGCGCTCGGATCACGAGCTTCGGCCGGCGGGGCGCCGGGGACGGCGGGAGGCCTCGGTGGCTGCGATGAGGCTCGGCACCGGCGAAAGGGAAGCGTCGAGCCGGGTCCGGGACTTCgtcgtcggggacctcggaTTTGCAAGCGGAGGGACTCGGGTCTGGATCTCGACTCGGCCGCGACTGGGTCACCGGTGGCTTGGGATCGACGGCGAGGTGGTGCGGGCCGCGGGAGACGCCGGGGCGGAGGTGCGAGGCTCGGGCCGAGGCGGATCACCGGCAAAGTGGACACACGGGCAGCGAGCGGGGGGAGTCACTCGGGGGAAGACTCGGATCgacacggcggcggcggcgtcgggggCGGAGCAGGGTGGGGCCGGGCTGAAGCGTCGCGGGCCGAGGGTGAACAGCAACGCCGGGGTGGAAAGGAGTGCGATCGGCTCGGGTCTAGCTCGGCGGAGGCCAACGGGCCGAGCTGCAAGTCCTGGGCGAGGCGGATGCGCGAGCGTCGGGGCTCGTGGACGGAGACCGGCGGCTACGTCGGCGCGGGAAGGCGGCTCGGGGCCAGAGCACGGCTCGGGCCTACTCGCGGAGGGTGGAGTGTCGTCGGGCAGCAGGAGCGGAGCAGAACAGAGGGGCTCAGGCAGCGGTCCGTCGGGATCGTGAGATCTGGAGAGTGGACCACGGGCAGAGGAATCCGGAGCTGGATCGGGCTCGGACGGAGGAGCAACAACGTTGGTGTAGGGACGCGGCGATGGCTGGCGAGCGCACCAAGGGCAGAGATGGGTCGCCGCTTCACAGGGGCACGAGCACACGGAGACGGGTTGCAGGGCCTCGGCTCCGAGTCACAGCAGGCGGTGTTGGGCGGATCGATTACCAGCGTTGATCGCACGGTGAGACGGAGGAGCTCTGGGCAGTCGCGGATGGAACAAAGCAACGTGGGCGCGAGATTGGGGAGACCATGA